Proteins from one Oscillatoria nigro-viridis PCC 7112 genomic window:
- a CDS encoding DNA-directed RNA polymerase subunit beta'' has product MTENKEIVFRNRVVDKGQLKKLISWSFMHYGTARTAQMADKLKDLGFRFATRAGVSISVDDLQVPPSKRSLLDAAEEEIRITEQKYTRGEITEVERFQKVIDTWNSTSEDLKDEVVKNFRATDPLNSVYMMAFSGARGNISQVRQLVGMRGLMADPQGEIIDLPIKTNFREGLTVTEYIISSYGARKGLVDTALRTADSGYLTRRLVDVSQDVIVREVDCGTQRGIRVRPMTDGATVLIPLKDRLLGRVLARDAVHPKTGEIVTYGSEKAVRNQPITEELAGEIGSSGVAEVYLRSPLTCESTRSVCQHCYGWSLAHLKMVDMGEAIGIIAAQSIGEPGTQLTMRTFHTGGVFTGEVAKQERAPFPGVVKFKNLRTRSFRTRHGEEALVAENNGKLVFEGDGFEEGKSGAKNQKLKIELAIVQGSTLMVKDGQRAVPGQVLAEVPIVGRAARKTTEKVTTDVASDLAGEAKFADLVPEEKTDRQGNTTRTASKGGLIWILSGEVYNLPPAAEPAVKNGDRIPAESVIAETKLISEHGGVVRIADPREIEIITAQVLLDQAVVRAESAGGRDHYTIETSSKQRFSLKTAPGSKVINGEVVAELLDDSYRTATGGIVKYGGVEVHKRGKAKLGYEVVKGGTLLWIPEECHEVNKDISLLLVEDGQYVEAGTEVVKDIFCQTSGAVEITQKNDILREIVIKPGTLHVVDRPPLTFGEGQIVNPGQEISPGLIAEELGYAEYIETPEGPALLLRPVVEFPVPDKPPVPSQTALNESISLKAVQRLPYKDGERVKSVEGLELLRTQLILEIGSGAPQLAADIELLPDEEDAAAFGADGSGPAWGSPEDVSASQELAVPLADGTDRTSKTFRLQLVILESLVIRRDVSADPTQGSTHTRLLVEDGQSIAPGAVVARTEILCKEAGIVRGIREGHGEPVRRLLVMRDADSISISVAVTPDVSPGQLLVAGTQIAPGVVLEESGQVVKVVPASETEPAKLLLRVARPYRVSAGAVLHVDDGDLVQRGDNLVILVFERAKTGDIIQGLPRIEELLEGRKPKEACILAKRPGTARVVADDDVVELAVIEDDGRIEEYPLLPGQNPIVSDGQRVGVAEALTDGPANPHEILEVFFHVLKERQSTFEAALESFQQVQTFLVNEVQSVYQSQGVDISDKHIEVIVRQMTNKVRMEDGGDTTMLPGELVELRQVEQVNEAMSITGGAPADYTPVLLGITKASLNTDSFISAASFQETTRVLTEAAIEGKSDWLRGLKENVIIGRLIPAGTGFNAYEDAGVQDAGFDGAVFDDDIHDLQEDVVLDDRSARRAYTIESGFEIGRGSDLEPDEDFEEVEVDEDDFVAETEDDALGPDVDDDDIGFDFDEDED; this is encoded by the coding sequence ATGACAGAAAATAAGGAAATTGTTTTTCGCAATCGAGTTGTTGACAAAGGTCAGCTCAAAAAATTAATCTCTTGGTCTTTCATGCACTACGGAACGGCCCGTACAGCGCAAATGGCCGATAAACTCAAAGACTTGGGTTTCCGCTTTGCGACGCGAGCGGGAGTTTCGATTAGCGTAGACGACTTGCAAGTGCCCCCGTCAAAACGATCGCTCCTAGATGCCGCCGAAGAAGAAATCCGCATCACCGAACAAAAATACACCAGAGGCGAAATCACCGAAGTCGAACGCTTCCAAAAAGTAATCGACACCTGGAACAGCACCTCAGAAGACCTCAAAGACGAAGTAGTCAAAAACTTCCGAGCCACAGACCCCCTGAACTCGGTCTACATGATGGCATTCTCCGGCGCGCGGGGAAACATTTCTCAAGTGCGGCAGCTAGTCGGAATGCGCGGATTGATGGCCGACCCCCAAGGAGAAATCATCGACTTGCCCATCAAAACCAACTTCCGCGAAGGACTCACCGTCACCGAATACATCATCTCTTCCTACGGAGCTCGCAAAGGCTTGGTAGATACAGCCCTACGCACCGCAGACTCCGGCTATTTGACCCGCCGTTTGGTGGACGTGTCCCAAGACGTAATCGTGCGCGAAGTGGACTGCGGCACCCAGCGGGGAATTCGAGTTCGGCCGATGACCGACGGAGCAACAGTCCTGATCCCCCTCAAGGACAGGCTGCTGGGGCGCGTTTTGGCCCGAGATGCAGTCCACCCCAAAACCGGGGAAATCGTGACTTACGGCAGCGAAAAAGCCGTCCGCAACCAGCCAATTACCGAGGAATTGGCCGGGGAAATCGGCTCTTCAGGAGTGGCAGAAGTGTATTTGCGATCGCCCCTGACTTGCGAATCAACCCGATCGGTTTGCCAGCACTGCTACGGCTGGAGTCTCGCCCACTTGAAAATGGTGGACATGGGAGAAGCGATCGGGATTATTGCAGCTCAGTCGATCGGAGAACCCGGAACCCAGCTCACCATGCGTACCTTCCACACCGGCGGCGTATTCACCGGAGAAGTCGCCAAACAAGAACGCGCCCCCTTCCCGGGCGTAGTGAAATTCAAGAACTTGCGTACTCGCTCCTTCCGCACCAGACACGGCGAAGAAGCACTGGTGGCAGAAAACAACGGCAAACTCGTATTTGAGGGCGACGGATTTGAAGAAGGGAAATCCGGCGCCAAAAATCAAAAACTGAAAATCGAATTGGCGATCGTCCAGGGTTCCACTCTGATGGTCAAAGACGGACAGCGCGCCGTTCCCGGTCAAGTTTTGGCAGAAGTGCCCATCGTCGGTCGCGCCGCCCGCAAAACAACCGAAAAAGTCACCACAGACGTAGCCTCCGACTTAGCCGGAGAAGCCAAATTTGCCGATTTGGTCCCCGAAGAAAAAACCGACCGCCAAGGGAACACCACCCGCACGGCCAGCAAAGGCGGGCTGATTTGGATTCTCTCGGGAGAAGTCTACAACTTGCCCCCAGCCGCCGAACCGGCAGTGAAAAACGGCGACCGCATTCCGGCCGAAAGCGTCATTGCCGAAACCAAACTCATCTCCGAACACGGCGGCGTAGTCCGCATCGCCGACCCCAGAGAAATCGAAATTATCACCGCCCAAGTCCTGCTCGACCAAGCAGTCGTGCGGGCCGAAAGCGCAGGCGGCCGCGACCACTACACGATCGAAACATCTTCCAAGCAGCGGTTTTCCCTCAAGACCGCCCCCGGGAGCAAAGTCATCAACGGGGAAGTCGTCGCCGAACTGCTCGACGACAGCTACCGCACCGCCACAGGCGGCATCGTCAAGTACGGCGGAGTAGAAGTCCACAAGCGCGGCAAAGCCAAACTCGGCTACGAAGTCGTCAAAGGCGGCACTCTGCTCTGGATACCCGAAGAGTGCCACGAAGTGAACAAAGATATTTCCCTGCTGCTGGTCGAAGACGGCCAGTACGTCGAGGCCGGTACAGAAGTCGTTAAAGATATTTTCTGCCAAACCAGCGGAGCAGTCGAAATCACTCAGAAAAACGACATCCTCCGGGAAATTGTCATCAAACCCGGCACCCTCCACGTAGTTGACCGCCCCCCGCTCACCTTCGGGGAAGGTCAAATCGTCAACCCCGGTCAAGAAATTTCCCCCGGCTTGATTGCCGAAGAGTTGGGCTATGCCGAGTATATCGAAACTCCCGAAGGCCCCGCTTTGCTGCTGCGGCCTGTGGTGGAATTCCCAGTTCCGGACAAGCCGCCCGTACCTTCTCAGACGGCGCTCAACGAGTCGATCTCTTTGAAAGCGGTGCAGCGACTCCCTTATAAAGATGGGGAGCGCGTCAAATCCGTCGAGGGATTGGAACTGCTGCGGACTCAGCTTATTTTGGAAATCGGTTCGGGAGCTCCGCAACTGGCGGCGGATATCGAGCTGCTGCCGGACGAGGAGGATGCTGCGGCTTTTGGGGCCGACGGCTCTGGCCCGGCTTGGGGTTCGCCTGAAGACGTTAGTGCGTCGCAAGAGTTGGCGGTGCCCCTGGCCGATGGGACCGATCGAACTTCCAAGACTTTCCGCTTGCAGTTAGTGATTTTGGAATCGCTGGTGATTCGGCGGGACGTATCTGCCGACCCCACTCAGGGCAGCACTCACACGCGGCTGTTGGTCGAAGACGGGCAGTCGATCGCGCCCGGAGCAGTAGTCGCCCGCACCGAGATTCTCTGCAAAGAAGCGGGTATCGTTCGCGGCATCCGCGAGGGACACGGCGAACCGGTGCGCCGGCTGTTGGTGATGCGAGATGCCGATTCTATTTCGATAAGCGTGGCGGTTACGCCCGATGTCAGTCCGGGTCAACTGCTGGTGGCCGGTACCCAAATAGCTCCGGGAGTTGTTCTCGAAGAATCCGGCCAAGTTGTGAAGGTTGTACCCGCCTCCGAGACAGAACCCGCGAAACTCTTGCTCAGAGTGGCCCGTCCTTACCGGGTTTCCGCCGGTGCGGTGCTGCACGTAGACGACGGCGACTTGGTGCAGCGGGGCGACAACTTGGTGATTCTGGTGTTTGAGCGGGCAAAAACCGGAGATATCATTCAGGGTTTGCCCCGGATTGAGGAACTTCTCGAAGGGCGCAAGCCGAAGGAAGCTTGTATTTTAGCCAAGCGCCCGGGGACGGCTCGCGTGGTTGCGGATGACGATGTTGTCGAACTTGCAGTGATTGAGGATGACGGCCGAATTGAGGAATATCCTTTGTTGCCCGGTCAAAACCCGATCGTTTCCGACGGACAGCGCGTAGGCGTCGCCGAAGCTTTGACCGACGGGCCCGCCAACCCCCACGAAATTCTGGAAGTGTTCTTCCACGTGCTCAAGGAGCGGCAGTCTACTTTTGAGGCCGCCTTGGAGAGTTTCCAACAGGTGCAGACGTTTTTGGTGAACGAGGTGCAGTCGGTTTACCAGTCCCAGGGCGTCGATATTTCCGACAAGCACATCGAGGTAATCGTCCGCCAGATGACCAACAAAGTCAGGATGGAAGACGGCGGCGATACTACCATGCTCCCCGGCGAGTTGGTAGAACTGCGGCAGGTGGAGCAGGTGAACGAGGCGATGTCGATTACTGGCGGAGCGCCGGCGGATTATACTCCGGTGCTGCTGGGGATTACTAAGGCTTCGCTGAATACCGACAGCTTTATTTCCGCTGCTTCCTTCCAGGAGACTACGCGGGTGTTGACTGAGGCCGCGATCGAAGGCAAGTCTGACTGGCTGCGGGGACTCAAGGAAAATGTCATCATCGGCCGCCTGATTCCTGCGGGTACTGGGTTCAATGCCTATGAGGATGCTGGGGTTCAGGATGCCGGTTTTGACGGTGCCGTGTTTGATGACGACATCCACGATTTACAAGAAGATGTGGTGCTCGATGACCGATCGGCTCGCCGCGCTTATACGATCGAGAGCGGTTTTGAGATCGGGCGCGGGTCCGATCTCGAGCCTGATGAGGATTTTGAGGAAGTGGAGGTTGATGAGGACGATTTTGTCGCCGAGACTGAGGATGATGCCTTGGGACCGGATGTGGACGATGATGATATCGGTTTCGACTTCGATGAGGACGAAGACTAA
- a CDS encoding response regulator: MKTVLIVEDDLVNARVFSKILTKRGGLAVKHTENVEEVMQIAANGEADLILMDVSLSRSVYQGKSVDGIKITQLLKADPQTASLPIILVTAHAMAGDKETFLDQSGADGYISKPVVDHQEFVNQIKALLPD; this comes from the coding sequence ATGAAAACCGTTCTGATTGTAGAGGACGATTTGGTTAATGCTCGGGTTTTTTCCAAAATTCTGACTAAGCGGGGCGGCTTAGCCGTGAAACACACGGAAAATGTTGAAGAGGTGATGCAGATTGCTGCCAACGGCGAAGCTGATTTGATTTTAATGGATGTGTCTCTTTCGCGCAGCGTGTACCAGGGCAAATCAGTTGACGGCATCAAGATTACTCAACTGCTCAAAGCTGACCCGCAAACGGCATCGCTGCCGATTATTTTGGTGACTGCTCACGCGATGGCCGGTGATAAAGAAACATTTCTGGATCAAAGCGGTGCCGACGGTTACATCTCTAAACCTGTGGTAGACCATCAAGAGTTTGTTAATCAAATCAAGGCTTTGCTGCCTGATTGA
- a CDS encoding DNA gyrase/topoisomerase IV subunit A: MAKQLNLLSGQVISTPLHAEMQQSYLEYAMSVIVGRALPDVRDGLKPVHRRILYAMHELGLTPDRPYRKCARVVGDVLGKYHPHGDQSVYDALVRMVQEFSSRYPLLAGHGNFGSVDNDPAAAMRYTETRLAPIAHEAMLTQVGEATVDFTGNFDSSQQEPTALPAQLPFLLLNGCAGIAVGMATNIPPHNLGEVVDGLIALIENPELSDEKLIELIPGPDFPTGGEIVATEGIVDAYTKGRGSIAVRGVAGVEEVPGNRKVRTKTAIVVTEFPFQVNKAAWIEKVAELVNAGRLDGISDLRDESDREGIRVVVELKREFTPEAVLARLYQQTDLQTNFGAILLAIVNGQPRQLTLRQLLQEFLDFREVTLTRRYNYELQAAERRCHIVQGLMLALTNLDTAIDILRNSPDGSTAKQTLQVRLNLSESQADAILAMPMRRLTGLERQNLQSEFDELTANIQELQRLLSDRRELLKALKKEFRGLKRKYADPRRTKFANGTGRAANAEPQFSGKKNSAVKQLSPATIQPNLLPVLEAEETIVEFSHKQYVRRLPAGEKPRSKSREKSVSALEKNEDFIVTADLTKTDRTLVVLTPNGKAYPLKVADIPSSSAKDRGTPIVSLLSPSATKESAGRALSEITVAHFILPENSEAADLVTLTQQGKIKRLPMQEFADLTNRGVTVVKLKEDDRLRCASLGKVGEQVAIATSGGRVLRFEIDDEQLPPMGRSAQGSQVTRLRKQEQLVGCITLDPEDSLVLISELGWAKRMPAGSVRLTNRGEIGTQAFRFSEPKDALVGLLPAVPGTDVKLFTNSGRLLRSAIDAIAFWGKDAAGDRVFDLSPGEKIIKVISSQ, encoded by the coding sequence ATGGCTAAACAACTCAACCTACTTTCCGGGCAAGTAATTTCTACGCCTCTGCACGCCGAGATGCAGCAATCGTACCTCGAATATGCCATGAGTGTGATCGTCGGGCGAGCTTTGCCTGATGTCCGCGACGGTTTAAAACCAGTTCACCGTCGAATTTTATATGCGATGCACGAACTAGGTCTGACGCCAGACCGACCTTACCGTAAGTGCGCCCGGGTAGTGGGAGATGTTTTGGGAAAATATCACCCCCACGGCGACCAATCGGTTTACGACGCTCTGGTACGCATGGTTCAGGAGTTTTCGAGCCGCTATCCTTTACTGGCGGGTCACGGCAATTTCGGTTCGGTGGACAACGATCCGGCGGCTGCGATGCGCTATACGGAAACGAGGCTAGCACCGATCGCCCACGAAGCTATGCTCACCCAAGTCGGCGAGGCAACTGTTGATTTTACTGGTAACTTTGACAGTTCGCAGCAGGAACCGACGGCGCTGCCTGCTCAGTTGCCGTTTTTGTTACTCAACGGCTGTGCTGGCATTGCTGTGGGGATGGCAACTAATATCCCGCCGCACAATTTGGGGGAGGTGGTAGACGGTTTAATTGCTTTGATTGAAAACCCGGAACTATCGGACGAGAAGTTGATAGAACTGATTCCGGGCCCGGATTTTCCAACCGGAGGGGAAATCGTCGCTACAGAGGGCATTGTTGACGCCTACACTAAGGGTCGAGGCAGCATTGCGGTCAGGGGTGTGGCCGGGGTGGAAGAGGTGCCAGGTAATCGCAAGGTACGCACTAAAACGGCGATCGTGGTGACGGAGTTTCCGTTTCAGGTAAATAAGGCGGCTTGGATTGAAAAGGTGGCGGAGTTGGTTAATGCTGGCCGCCTCGACGGTATTTCTGATTTGCGTGACGAGAGCGATCGCGAAGGCATTCGAGTTGTGGTTGAACTCAAGCGGGAATTTACCCCAGAAGCGGTTCTGGCTCGTCTTTATCAACAAACTGACCTGCAAACAAATTTTGGCGCGATTTTGCTGGCAATTGTCAACGGTCAACCGCGACAGTTGACGCTCAGACAATTGTTGCAGGAATTTCTGGATTTCCGGGAAGTGACTCTTACCCGCCGCTACAATTACGAGTTGCAAGCTGCAGAACGCCGCTGTCATATTGTCCAAGGCTTAATGTTGGCTTTGACAAATCTCGATACAGCGATCGACATTCTCAGAAATTCTCCTGACGGCTCTACTGCTAAGCAAACTTTACAAGTTCGCCTCAATTTGAGCGAAAGTCAAGCTGATGCGATTTTGGCGATGCCTATGCGTAGGCTGACTGGTTTGGAAAGGCAAAATTTGCAGTCTGAGTTTGATGAGTTGACGGCTAATATTCAAGAATTGCAGCGGTTGTTGAGCGACAGGCGCGAACTTTTGAAGGCTTTAAAGAAGGAATTTCGAGGGCTCAAACGCAAGTACGCTGACCCCCGCCGCACTAAATTCGCCAATGGAACCGGACGCGCAGCCAACGCCGAACCACAATTTTCTGGTAAGAAAAATTCTGCGGTGAAGCAGTTGTCGCCGGCAACGATTCAGCCTAACTTATTGCCCGTTCTAGAGGCCGAGGAAACTATTGTTGAATTTTCGCACAAGCAGTACGTGCGGCGCTTGCCGGCTGGGGAAAAGCCACGCTCGAAAAGTCGCGAAAAATCGGTTTCAGCTTTAGAAAAAAATGAAGATTTTATTGTGACGGCCGATCTCACGAAAACCGATCGCACTTTGGTGGTCTTAACTCCTAACGGCAAAGCTTACCCGCTGAAAGTGGCCGATATTCCTAGTAGTAGCGCCAAAGACCGGGGAACGCCGATCGTTAGTTTGTTGTCGCCGAGTGCTACTAAAGAAAGTGCCGGTCGCGCTTTGTCGGAAATCACAGTCGCACACTTTATTTTGCCGGAAAATTCGGAAGCGGCAGATTTAGTAACTCTGACTCAGCAAGGGAAAATTAAGCGCTTGCCGATGCAGGAATTTGCTGATTTGACTAATCGCGGCGTTACTGTTGTTAAACTCAAGGAGGACGATCGGCTGCGCTGTGCGAGTCTGGGTAAAGTCGGCGAGCAAGTGGCGATCGCAACTTCAGGAGGCCGAGTCCTCCGGTTTGAGATTGATGACGAACAACTGCCGCCAATGGGCCGCAGCGCCCAGGGATCTCAAGTAACCAGGTTGCGGAAGCAGGAACAGTTGGTGGGTTGTATCACTCTCGACCCGGAAGACAGTCTGGTGCTAATTTCTGAGTTGGGTTGGGCAAAACGAATGCCTGCGGGTTCTGTGAGACTTACTAACCGTGGCGAAATTGGCACTCAAGCTTTTCGTTTCTCAGAGCCTAAAGATGCTTTGGTTGGCTTGCTGCCGGCTGTTCCGGGTACGGATGTTAAACTTTTTACTAATTCTGGGCGCTTGCTGCGATCGGCTATTGATGCTATAGCTTTTTGGGGGAAAGATGCTGCGGGCGATCGAGTTTTTGACCTCAGTCCGGGTGAAAAAATCATCAAAGTTATCAGCAGTCAATAG
- a CDS encoding ABC transporter ATP-binding protein — protein sequence MVLVGPSGCGKSTLLRSIAGLEVLTAGNIWVGDRLLNDLPPKDRDIAMVFQNYALYPHLTVYDNLAFGLRRSEREKEEGRRKQEAERRQQEEGRGKKGEGRRGKIQGEEGSIQKIEKIRNKVEEVINYLASNYLKNPLLYPLFEDFLGGATRKLPPGLRYLSEREKAVGKRVREVAELLQIESLLNRLPKQLSGGQKQRVALGRAMARNPEVFLMDEPLSNLDAKLRAETRSQIVQLQRQLGTTTIYVTHDQTEAMTMGDRIAIMKVGQIQQVAQPLELYNKPANLFVAEFIGSPPMNFLSVEFSAPLLISHPQFRFTLPDIWAKSLQQYDGRGLILGIRPEHLSINPPATKNLSVQVEIVEALGHETYLGVCLTDAPAVRMQVRVPPERSIRVGEELWLAIAHDKIHLFDPDTELAIFPR from the coding sequence ATGGTGCTGGTGGGGCCTTCTGGCTGCGGAAAAAGCACTTTGCTGCGATCGATCGCCGGTTTGGAAGTTTTGACGGCCGGCAATATTTGGGTTGGCGATCGGCTCCTTAACGATTTGCCTCCTAAAGACCGAGATATCGCTATGGTATTTCAAAATTATGCTCTCTATCCTCACTTAACAGTTTACGATAATCTCGCCTTTGGATTGCGCCGCTCGGAAAGGGAGAAAGAAGAAGGAAGAAGGAAGCAGGAAGCAGAAAGAAGGCAGCAGGAAGAAGGAAGAGGGAAGAAAGGAGAAGGGAGAAGGGGGAAGATACAAGGAGAAGAAGGAAGCATCCAGAAGATAGAAAAAATTAGAAATAAGGTAGAAGAGGTTATTAATTATTTAGCTTCTAATTATTTAAAAAATCCTCTACTTTATCCTTTGTTTGAGGACTTTTTAGGAGGAGCGACTCGCAAGTTACCTCCCGGTTTGCGCTATTTGTCAGAACGGGAAAAGGCTGTAGGCAAACGAGTCCGAGAGGTAGCTGAATTATTGCAAATAGAATCTCTTTTAAATCGCTTGCCGAAACAACTTTCGGGAGGGCAAAAGCAGCGGGTAGCTTTGGGTAGGGCGATGGCTAGGAATCCTGAAGTTTTTTTGATGGACGAACCGCTATCGAATCTGGATGCGAAATTGAGGGCGGAAACTCGATCGCAAATTGTGCAGTTGCAGCGACAGTTGGGAACTACAACTATTTATGTAACTCACGACCAAACTGAGGCGATGACTATGGGCGATCGGATTGCTATTATGAAGGTCGGCCAGATTCAGCAAGTAGCTCAACCTCTAGAGCTTTACAACAAGCCGGCTAATTTGTTTGTTGCTGAGTTTATCGGTTCTCCGCCGATGAATTTTTTGTCGGTTGAGTTTAGTGCCCCGCTGTTGATTTCTCACCCGCAATTTCGCTTTACTTTACCCGATATTTGGGCAAAAAGTCTACAACAATATGACGGGCGAGGGCTAATTTTGGGCATTCGGCCGGAACATCTGAGCATTAACCCTCCTGCTACCAAAAATCTTTCGGTACAAGTGGAAATTGTAGAGGCTTTGGGACACGAAACTTATTTGGGGGTTTGTTTGACGGATGCTCCGGCGGTGCGGATGCAAGTGCGGGTTCCTCCTGAGCGATCGATCCGAGTTGGCGAGGAGCTTTGGCTGGCCATTGCCCATGACAAGATTCACTTGTTCGACCCCGATACCGAGTTGGCTATTTTTCCTCGTTAG
- a CDS encoding high light inducible protein gives MQEQKRNAWNWGFSEGAENWNGRLAMIGFSAAVIIELVSGQGLLHFWGVM, from the coding sequence ATGCAAGAACAAAAACGCAACGCTTGGAACTGGGGCTTCAGCGAGGGAGCCGAAAATTGGAACGGTCGTTTGGCGATGATTGGTTTTTCTGCCGCTGTCATCATCGAATTGGTCTCCGGTCAAGGGCTGCTTCACTTTTGGGGCGTGATGTAA
- the rpoD gene encoding RNA polymerase sigma factor RpoD, translating to MIQANTVLKTTITPEMETIELLRGAESVLPESELELFIDEEDDREEFLDSQSEDDPKSGKGAKARRRAQAKKKHYTEDSIRLYLQEIGRIRLLRADEEIELARKIADLLELERVREQLLEEYNREPKDSEWANAVEMALPAFRHRLHVGRRAKEKMVQSNLRLVVSIAKKYMNRGLSFQDLIQEGSLGLIRAAEKFDHEKGYKFSTYATWWIRQAITRAIADQSRTIRLPVHLYETISRIKKTTKLLSQEMGRKPTEEEIATRMEMTIEKLRFIAKSAQLPISLETPIGKEEDSRLGDFIESDGETPEDQVSKNLLREDLESVLDTLSPRERDVLRLRYGLDDGRMKTLEEIGQIFNVTRERIRQIEAKALRKLRHPNRNSILKEYIR from the coding sequence ATGATCCAGGCTAACACCGTACTCAAAACCACAATTACACCGGAAATGGAAACAATCGAGTTGCTTCGCGGCGCCGAAAGCGTTCTACCTGAGAGTGAGTTGGAACTCTTTATCGACGAAGAAGACGATCGAGAAGAATTCTTAGACTCTCAATCTGAGGACGACCCTAAATCTGGCAAAGGCGCAAAAGCCCGCCGTCGGGCTCAGGCAAAGAAAAAGCATTATACTGAAGACTCTATTCGTCTTTACCTGCAAGAAATCGGTCGGATTCGACTGCTGCGAGCTGACGAAGAGATTGAACTAGCGCGCAAGATAGCAGATTTGCTGGAATTAGAGCGAGTTCGAGAACAACTGCTCGAAGAGTATAACCGCGAACCCAAAGACAGCGAATGGGCGAATGCTGTAGAGATGGCACTTCCTGCATTCCGTCACCGACTCCACGTCGGCCGTCGGGCCAAGGAAAAAATGGTGCAATCAAACCTGCGTTTGGTGGTGTCGATCGCCAAAAAATACATGAATCGCGGTTTGTCTTTCCAAGATTTGATTCAGGAAGGCTCTTTGGGTCTGATCCGGGCCGCTGAAAAATTCGATCACGAAAAAGGCTACAAGTTTTCTACCTACGCAACTTGGTGGATACGTCAAGCCATCACCCGGGCAATCGCCGACCAATCCCGGACTATCCGCCTGCCGGTTCACCTTTACGAAACCATCTCGCGGATCAAAAAAACTACCAAACTCCTGTCTCAGGAAATGGGTCGCAAGCCTACGGAAGAAGAAATTGCTACGCGCATGGAGATGACGATCGAGAAGTTGCGATTCATTGCTAAGTCCGCACAGTTGCCCATCTCTTTAGAAACTCCGATCGGCAAAGAAGAAGACTCGCGTCTGGGAGACTTTATTGAATCTGACGGGGAAACGCCAGAAGATCAAGTCTCGAAAAACTTGCTCAGGGAAGACTTGGAAAGCGTTTTGGATACTCTCAGCCCCCGAGAACGGGATGTACTGCGGCTGCGCTACGGCTTAGATGACGGACGGATGAAGACCTTGGAGGAAATTGGTCAAATCTTTAACGTCACCCGCGAGCGGATTCGCCAAATCGAGGCTAAAGCCCTGCGGAAGTTGCGCCATCCCAACCGCAACAGCATCTTAAAAGAATATATCCGCTAG
- a CDS encoding ABC transporter permease has product MAQSRLRLPRFLNNIASPSSLSMKMMWAGLTITAVFVLVATLSPAMQAWGWLQNPTDALINPIHEPPSANYWFGTTRSGYDVFSRTLFASRAAWQVVILATALSLFIGVPLGLVSGYLGGKLDRVLLFLMDTIYTLPGLLLSLTLAFVVGKGVLNAAIALSISYIPQYYRVVRNHTVSVKTELFVEAARAMGADTWTVLSRYLFLNVIQSVPVLFALNAADAILTLGGLGFLGLGLPEATPEWGHDLRLALDALPTGIWWTALFPGLAMTLMVVGLSLVGEGLNEFVNPRLRNQQ; this is encoded by the coding sequence ATGGCTCAAAGCCGCCTCCGACTGCCGCGATTTCTCAACAACATTGCCTCACCGTCAAGCCTGTCAATGAAAATGATGTGGGCAGGTTTGACAATAACTGCCGTGTTTGTATTGGTAGCCACCTTGTCTCCAGCTATGCAAGCTTGGGGATGGCTGCAAAATCCTACCGATGCTTTGATTAACCCCATTCACGAACCGCCGTCGGCGAATTATTGGTTCGGTACTACCCGCAGCGGCTACGATGTGTTTTCCCGCACGCTGTTTGCTTCTCGGGCGGCTTGGCAAGTGGTAATTTTAGCCACTGCTTTGAGTTTGTTTATCGGTGTGCCGCTGGGTTTGGTTAGCGGTTATTTGGGCGGCAAGCTCGATCGAGTGCTGTTATTTTTAATGGATACAATTTATACTTTGCCGGGGCTGCTACTTTCTTTGACGCTAGCGTTTGTAGTGGGAAAAGGAGTTTTGAATGCTGCGATCGCCCTGAGCATTTCCTACATCCCTCAATACTACCGCGTAGTCAGGAATCACACCGTCAGCGTCAAAACCGAATTATTTGTCGAAGCTGCGCGAGCAATGGGTGCTGACACTTGGACAGTGCTTTCGCGCTACCTGTTTCTGAATGTGATTCAGAGCGTACCGGTGCTGTTTGCGCTCAACGCTGCCGATGCAATTTTAACATTAGGAGGTTTGGGATTTCTCGGATTAGGACTTCCCGAAGCAACTCCCGAATGGGGACACGACTTGCGTTTAGCTTTAGATGCGCTACCTACTGGCATTTGGTGGACGGCTTTGTTTCCCGGTTTGGCTATGACTTTAATGGTGGTGGGACTGTCTTTGGTAGGGGAAGGATTAAACGAGTTTGTCAACCCTCGCCTGCGGAATCAGCAGTAA